A stretch of the Argentina anserina chromosome 6, drPotAnse1.1, whole genome shotgun sequence genome encodes the following:
- the LOC126796919 gene encoding uncharacterized protein LOC126796919 translates to MGTTNPSPSTPAGGHIEDVTDLSLNHPLPSANDPFILTPTPGTVVSTNATTDPATAARMESMARDLADCQQREVLEREKAAALQSELDRIRTQLERAERSHLHEESNREGSAQTRGREQVRLIISLTPSELAKKRPPSPRRIHNREEGSTSVTSRSRPPTAAHNSESATLALILQRLTAIEQRDANPRCQPVFAARPGPFTTRIMNTVRPSQSKSPKITPYTGEGDPFRHIDNFKKVTASREFDDATLCHLFSETLDGDAMNWFFEQPANSMDSFAQLTTAFLNRFILMAGAAHTTDGLFQVKQESRETLGTFVMRWQTAASRCRNLNKTLALAAFKEGLRSENFLFHINVDPRMRGATYDDIMTEAVRYAQAEYVTYGEKRTPVPSDKTTMTQTSTHTVPLQRELFPNTEDHSKGRKREWHQANHRDARNNDRHRGRDRNRRLGQERHDNKDPRQVNAMGRRSDHTLPREETLEDFFHAHQDTLRKPARPLRPQTEAETGKWCRFHENGSHNTNDCRTLRILRANGDTGVRPAQQRVQQNVVAAVETLRRINVIEGGAPKTNLSNRAKKRLDRNNHPRQVYAITGGNVKRQKEGWKPITFTEDEEIGISLPNDDAFLIDAILGGQWDVGKMMIDTGSAVNVLFKGCYEKMERSGKKLVQDHEPLVSFSGDITQPLGSDYMTVRIGTAPCTVCVEAEFIIVDAYSSYNGIIGRPTLNRMRTFIAGHMMLIKFPTPHGTGQVRGSQSVAKDCQTRAIRQTRNRHEILAVHATVNLTDKVVDARDGETSKGKSKQKATPYETKIPANPESSLKSITPFASHPERKIKIGATLNPTVERDLTIFLGDNMEVFAWSYEDMPGISPDIIMHELHIKPSAHPIKQKRRSFDDEKSTAIRQEVDKLRGMKFVREVQYPEWISNCVMVRKANGKWRMCVDYKNVNKACPKDSFPLPRIDQLIDATAGHELLSMMDAYSGYNQIRMNPADQEATTFVTDRGLYCYNVMPFGLKNAGATYVRCVTQMFDQHIGREIEVYVDDILAKSIKAEDHVTNLRTIFNVLKKYKMRLNPEKCFFGVTTSKFLGYIVSQRGIEANPEKIQAILDMAQPTLKKDVEALQGRLVALSRFISRLTDKCEPFFRLLRRSKSKLIEWTPDCQEAFQGLKDYLAAVPLLSTPQPGEPLYLYLAVSTTAVSSALVRRDGTKELPVFYAGRAMNGPETRYPTLEQLALALIVAARRLRHYFQAHSIHVLTNQPLKQVLQNPEHSGRLSKWAIELTEFDIEYRPRPAIKGQAVADFIAEMIPRDTVEVEPDNVINPVSISPWNLHVDGSSCAKSSGAGIILSGPGGLELEYALKFNFAASNNVAEYEALIAGLQLALSTGATSINVFSDSQLVVNQITGSFTAKDEQLAAYLAYATTLLKRFEFYHINQIPRANNARADSLARLATAQPHQCHKDTRVEILHHPSIHQTLQQICQIERDQASWMDEIVAFKCNGKLPEDETMAKQLRRRAVRYYLRNNTLYRQGLLNADLKCVTTKEGKQILNEIHSGDCGNHYGSRALAAKTLRTGYYWPTLASDAQELARSCHKCQIHGPIPRLPSEPLSYIVSPWINCLWGMDLIGPLPVGKCQFKWVIVCIDYHSKWIEAAPLTAITTEKVQNFLQRNIFYRHGTPESIITDNGTQFNNEYLITWCKARGTKLKFASVAHPKTNGQVEAANKLIKSLLRKKLGEAKGLWPEKLDEVVWAIRTTPTEATGETPFCLMYGTEAVLPIEVIQPTQRVSLFDPETNSDSIHLDKDLLEEKRITAHRHNIQNKQRVARFYN, encoded by the coding sequence ATGGGCACTACGAATCCGTCCCCCTCTACTCCGGCAGGCGGTCACATCGAAGACGTCACAGACCTTAGCCTCAACCACCCTCTACCCTCCGCCAACGACCCTTTCATCCTCACACCTACACCCGGAACAGTCGTTAGTACCAATGCGACTACAGATCCGGCAACCGCCGCAAGAATGGAAAGCATGGCTCGCGACCTAGCCGATTGCCAGCAGCGCGAGGTACTGGAACGCGAGAAAGCAGCAGCTCTTCAGAGCGAACTTGACAGGATACGGACACAGCTCGAACGGGCTGAGCGCAGTCATTTACATGAGGAGTCAAATCGCGAGGGCAGCGCGCAAACAAGAGGACGAGAACAAGTTCGCTTAATTATCAGCTTGACCCCCTCCGAACTCGCCAAGAAACGGCCACCATCACCACGGCGTATCCATAACCGTGAGGAAGGAAGCACAAGCGTCACCTCCCGCTCCAGACCCCCCACAGCTGCTCACAACAGCGAGTCTGCCACGCTAGCCCTGATCTTGCAGCGGCTAACAGCGATAGAACAACGGGATGCCAATCCACGGTGCCAACCAGTGTTCGCAGCCAGGCCAGGCCCATTCACTACGAGAATAATGAACACCGTGCGTCCTTCTCAATCCAAGAGCCCAAAAATCACGCCGTACACAGGTGAAGGCGATCCATTCCGGCACATTGATAACTTCAAAAAAGTCACTGCCAGTAGAGAATTCGACGACGCCACCTTATGCCACCTATTCAGCGAAACCTTAGATGGGGATGCCATGAATTGGTTCTTTGAACAACCAGCGAACTCCATGGATTCCTTCGCGCAGTTAACCACAGCATTCCTTAATCGGTTTATACTCATGGCCGGGGCCGCCCACACAACTGATGGCCTATTTCAAGTAAAACAAGAAAGCAGAGAAACATTGGGCACCTTCGTCATGCGATGGCAGACTGCAGCATCCAGATGCCGGAACCTGAACAAAACGCTCGCCTTGGCTGCTTTTAAGGAAGGACTACGGTCAGAGAACTTCTTGTTCCACATTAATGTGGACCCTCGAATGCGCGGCGCCACATACGATGACATCATGACTGAAGCAGTACGATACGCTCAGGCAGAATACGTCACATACGGAGAGAAGCGGACCCCAGTACCATCAGACAAAACTACTATGACGCAAACATCTACACACACAGTCCCCCTCCAGCGCGAGCTCTTCCCAAACACAGAAGACCATAGCAAAGGCAGGAAGAGAGAGTGGCATCAAGCCAATCACCGTGATGCGCGTAACAACGATCGGCACAGGGGCCGGGACAGGAACAGAAGACTTGGCCAGGAACGTCACGACAACAAAGACCCCCGCCAAGTTAACGCGATGGGACGCCGTAGTGACCACACACTGCCTAGGGAAGAGACCCTGGAGGACTTTTTCCACGCACATCAGGACACGTTGAGGAAACCAGCAAGACCGCTACGCCCCCAAACCGAAGCGGAAACTGGTAAATGGTGCAGATTCCACGAAAATGGAAGTCATAACACGAATGATTGCCGCACCCTCCGCATATTAAGAGCCAATGGCGACACGGGAGTTCGCCCGGCGCAACAGAGGGTACAACAGAATGTGGTTGCCGCAGTCGAGACCCTACGCCGCATCAACGTTATAGAGGGAGGAGCCCCGAAGACCAACTTGTCCAACCGAGCAAAAAAGCGCCTTGACCGCAATAATCACCCAAGGCAGGTGTATGCCATCACAGGAGGAAACGTTAAACGACAGAAAGAAGGATGGAAACCGATCACCTTCACTGAGGACGAGGAAATTGGCATCTCCTTACCCAATGACGACGCTTTCCTCATAGACGCAATCCTGGGCGGACAATGGGATGtagggaagatgatgatcgacACGGGATCTGCAGTCAACGTCCTATTTAAGGGCTGCTACGAAAAAATGGAGCGTAGCGGCAAGAAATTGGTACAAGACCACGAACCGCTAGTCAGCTTCTCTGGTGACATAACCCAACCCCTAGGTTCGGATTATATGACAGTACGTATTGGGACCGCACCATGCACAGTTTGCGTCGAAGCTGAATTCATCATAGTCGATGCCTACAGCTCATACAACGGGATCATCGGCCGACCTACACTTAACCGGATGAGAACCTTTATCGCCGGACACATGATGCTCATAAAATTCCCAACTCCGCACGGAACAGGACAGGTCCGGGGTTCACAATCCGTGGCAAAAGATTGCCAGACACGTGCAATTCGACAAACGCGCAACCGACATGAAATCCTGGCAGTACACGCCACAGTAAACTTAACTGACAAAGTTGTAGACGCACGAGATGGCGAAACGTCGAAGGGAAAGAGCAAGCAGAAGGCTACGCCATACGAGACAAAAATTCCGGCAAACCCCGAATCCTCATTGAAAAGCATTACGCCATTCGCAAGTCATCCGGAGCGCAAGATCAAAATTGGGGCAACTCTCAATCCCACTGTTGAGAGAGATTTAACAATTTTCTTGGGCGACAACATGGAAGTCTTCGCATGGTCTTATGAAGACATGCCTGGCATCTCGCCCgacatcatcatgcatgaattgcacatcAAACCTTCCGCACACCCAATTAAGCAAAAGCGCCGAAGCTTCGACGATGAAAAAAGCACGGCGATACGCCAGGAAGTTGACAAATTAAGAGGCATGAAGTTCGTCCGGGAGGTACAGTACCCTGAGTGGATCTCAAACTGTGTTATGGTACGTAAAGCCAACGGTAAATGGCGTatgtgtgtggattacaagaaCGTAAACAAAGCATGCCCAAAAGACAGTTTTCCCCTACCCAGAATTGACCAGCTCATTGATGCCACGGCAGGTCACGAATTGCTCAGTATGATGGATGCCTACTCCGGGTACAATCAGATACGCATGAACCCGGCGGATCAAGAAGCTACGACCTTCGTCACTGATAGGGGCCTGTACTGTTACAACGTAATGCCCTTCGGATTAAAAAATGCGGGTGCTACGTATGTGCGTTGCGTCACACAAATGTTTGACCAACACATCGGTCGGGAAATCGAGGTGTACGTCGATGACATCCTGGCCAAAAGCATAAAAGCAGAAGACCATGTAACCAACCTCCGAACCATCTTCAATGTGCTCAAAAAGTACAAGATGAGATTAAACCCGGAGAAATGTTTTTTCGGCGTAACAACAAGCAAGTTCCTGGGCTACATCGTCAGTCAACGCGGCATAGAGGCAAATCCCGAAAAGATACAAGCCATCCTAGATATGGCGCAGCCAACACTCAAGAAAGATGTAGAAGCCCTCCAAGGCAGGCTCGTGGCATTATCTAGATTCATATCAAGACTGACTGACAAGTGTGAGCCGTTCTTCAGATTGTTAAGACGTTCTAAGAGTAAACTGATCGAATGGACACCAGACTGCCAAGAGGCCTTTCAGGGATTAAAAGATTACCTCGCCGCAGTACCATTACTGTCAACCCCGCAGCCGGGTGAACCCCTGTACCTTTACCTCGCAGTATCCACAACCGCGGTCAGCAGTGCCTTAGTTCGCCGTGAtggaactaaagaactaccagTTTTTTACGCAGGACGAGCCATGAACGGCCCAGAGACAAGATACCCAACATTGGAGCAATTAGCCCTCGCGCTCATCGTAGCAGCCAGACGACTGCGCCACTATTTCCAAGCTCACAGCATCCACGTACTCACAAATCAACCTCTCAAACAAGTACTACAGAATCCAGAACACTCCGGGCGACTCAGCAAATGGGCTATCGAGCTGACAGAATTCGACATCGAATACAGGCCACGACCCGCCATAAAAGGACAGGCCGTAGCCGATTTCATAGCAGAAATGATCCCCCGAGATACGGTGGAAGTGGAACCAGATAATGTCATCAACCCCGTCAGTATTTCGCCATGGAATTTGCACGTAGATGGCTCTAGCTGCGCAAAATCTAGCGGAGCGGGGATCATCTTGAGCGGACCGGGGGGACTCGAACTCGAGTATGCTTTAAAATTCAACTTTGCCGCCTCCAACAATGTAGCGGAGTACGAAGCACTGATTGCAGGACTACAATTAGCCCTAAGCACGGGTGCCACTAGCATTAATGTGTTCAGTGATTCTCAGCTCGTAGTCAATCAAATCACCGGGTCCTTCACTGCTAAGGATGAGCAACTAGCAGCCTACCTGGCGTATGCCACAACATTATTAAAGCGGTTCGAATTCTACCACATCAATCAAATACCGAGGGCCAATAACGCAAGAGCGGACTCCTTAGCAAGACTCGCCACGGCGCAACCCCACCAATGCCACAAGGATACCAGGGTCGAAATTCTCCACCATCCCTCCATTCACCAGACCTTGCAACAGATATGCCAGATAGAGCGCGACCAAGCCTCGTGGATGGATGAGATAGTAGCATTCAAGTGCAACGGCAAGCTACCAGAAGACGAGACCATGGCAAAACAACTAAGGAGACGGGCGGTAAGATATTACCTGCGGAACAACACACTCTATCGCCAAGGTCTACTGAATGCTGACCTCAAGTGCGTCACAACCAAAGAAGGCAAGCAGATCTTGAACGAAATCCACAGCGGTGATTGTGGCAACCATTACGGCAGCCGCGCATTGGCCGCAAAAACACTCCGCACAGGATATTATTGGCCCACATTAGCCTCCGATGCACAGGAGCTCGCCAGGTCTTGCCACAAATGTCAAATCCATGGACCCATACCACGCCTACCCTCCGAACCACTATCCTACATAGTCAGCCCGTGGATCAACTGCCTTTGGGGAATGGATCTGATTGGCCCATTACCCGTCGGGAAATGTCAATTCAAGTGGGTCATTGTATGTATcgattatcattccaaatggatTGAAGCTGCGCCCCTGACGGCCATAACAACCGAGAAGGTTCAAAACTTCCTGCAACGCAACATCTTCTACCGTCACGGTACGCCGGAGTCTATCATCACAGATAACGGCACGCAGTTCAACAACGAGTACCTCATCACTTGGTGCAAGGCAAGAGGAACTAAGCTCAAATTCGCATCCGTAGCACATCCAAAAACCAATGGGCAAGTAGAAGCCGCCAACAAATTGATTAAAAGCCTTCTTCGGAAAAAGTTGGGTGAAGCTAAAGGACTTTGGCCAGAAAAACTCGACGAGGTAGTATGGGCAATCCGTACCACACCAACAGAAGCCACGGGCGAAACTCCTTTTTGCTTAATGTATGGCACGGAAGCAGTTCTACCCATCGAAGTAATTCAGCCAACACAACGGGTTTCACTATTTGACCCCGAAACCAATTCGGACAGTATACACCTTGATAAAGATCTCTTGGAAGAGAAACGCATCACAGCGCATCGCCATAACATCCAGAACAAACAGCGCGTGGCACGTTTCTATAACTAG
- the LOC126799334 gene encoding uncharacterized protein LOC126799334 has translation MGTREVYEQKLKSGNLHHDPTIKPGLGTPRCPRCLSLLDHESGKGEWTITPVLHDATAVVGSGIGGMLSAIHCCNTGIPYLQNRLKGPKWLPFLVGLPPLLLFSGASAAFGGYALPKFAQLTVTSYYATSSASHYGISLLTRHVEKTHTSRSQ, from the exons ATGGGGACAAGAGAGGTGTACGAACAGAAGCTGAAGAGTGGGAATCTGCACCATGATCCTACCATAAAACCGGGCCTCGGCACCCCTCGCTGCCCACGTTGTCTCTCTCTCCTTGACCATGAATCG GGAAAGGGTGAATGGACTATCACTCCTGTTCTTCATGATGCCACTGCTgtt GTTGGCTCAGGTATTGGTGGAATGCTTAGTGCAATTCATTGCTGCAATACAG GGATCCCGTACCTTCAGAATCGCTTAAAAGGCCCAAAGTGGCTTCCTTTCTTAGTTGGG CTTCCTCCGCTGCTACTGTTTTCGGGTGCCAGTGCTGCATTTGGAG GTTATGCACTTCCAAAGTTTGCTCAACTCACAGTGACTTCGTATTATGCCACCTCGAGTGCCTCACATTATGGAATTTCGCTTCTTACTCGACACGTTGAAAAGACACATACTTCCCGCTCTCAGTAA
- the LOC126799327 gene encoding zinc finger protein 8, whose product MEKIERETQDFINVESFSQLPFIRPAPSVNKEKGIRLFGIEFGAGGDPNNEQESVDNNVSENGKEEEGNKNTNSTNISKSNSENVSESSRRFECHYCCRNFPTSQALGGHQNAHKRERQHAKREHLQSAMVHGGLVSHDAAHVYGLMNYSSRLGSAHHHHHHPTYPSWNTNYSSSTSTTSPRFYGNLGGSYGATQSAPINGSPLGLWRIPSANPSFNRDRSLMNPLVTPLFAGEELKPVVVGGSSNSTSRYVYESSVQQDHVSLDLHL is encoded by the coding sequence ATGGAGAAGATTGAGAGGGAAACCCAAGACTTCATCAACGTGGAATCCTTCTCTCAGCTGCCCTTCATCCGCCCGGCTCCTTCAGTTAACAAAGAAAAGGGCATTAGGCTCTTTGGCATCGAATTCGGGGCCGGCGGGGACCCAAACAACGAGCAGGAATCGGTCGACAACAATGTGTCTGAGAAcgggaaagaagaagaaggcaaCAAGAACACCAACAGCACAAATATAAGCAAGAGCAACAGTGAAAATGTCAGCGAGAGCAGCCGGAGATTCGAGTGCCATTACTGCTGCAGAAACTTCCCGACCAGCCAAGCCCTCGGCGGCCACCAAAACGCACACAAAAGAGAGCGGCAGCACGCTAAGCGCGAGCATCTCCAGTCGGCTATGGTGCATGGAGGCTTGGTCTCCCACGACGCTGCGCACGTGTACGGCTTGATGAATTACAGTAGCCGCCTTGGCTCTgctcatcatcaccatcatcatcctACCTATCCGTCCTGGAACACTAACTACAGTTCTAGTACTAGTACTACCAGTCCTAGGTTCTACGGAAACCTCGGTGGATCTTACGGCGCCACTCAATCCGCGCCCATAAACGGTAGTCCTTTGGGCTTGTGGCGGATCCCATCTGCTAACCCTAGTTTCAATCGTGACCGGTCTTTGATGAACCCGCTGGTGACTCCGTTGTTCGCCGGAGAAGAACTGAAGCCGGTTGTTGTAGGTGGCTCTAGTAATTCTACAAGCCGGTACGTGTATGAATCGAGTGTGCAGCAAGATCATGTGAGTCTGGATCTTCATCTGtag